The genomic stretch ACTGCCAGGTTTCTGCCGTGCTCATCTACATAAACATGTACGCCTCCATCATCTTCCTCGCCTTCGTCAGCGCCGACCGCTACCTGCAGATTACCCAGAGTTCCCGGCTCTACCGCATCCAGGAGGTGGGCTTTGCCAGGATGATGTCGGCCGTGGTGTGGGCGCTGGTGCTCTTTATCATGGTGCCCAACATGGCCATCCCCATCCAGGACATCAGGGAGAAGCCGCTGGTCACCTGCGCCGAGTTCAAGCAGGAGCTGGGGCTGCACTGGCACATGCTCACCAACTTCCTGTGCATGGCCATCTTCCTGAACACCTCGGCTGCCGTGCTCATCTCCAACGGCTTCGTGCTGAAGCGCCTGTGGGGCAGCCGCAGCGGCAGCCCAGAGGAGCAGACCAGCATTCGCCAGGCCACCCGCAACATCGCCATGGTGACGCTCGCCTACATGGTCTGCTTTGTGCCGTACCACGGGGTGCGCACGCCGTACGTGCTCACCCAGAACCAGTTCATCACCGGCTGCCCTGCGAGGCGTCACCTCTTCCTGGCCAAGGAGTCCACGCTGCTCCTGGCTGTGATGCACCTTTGCTTC from Anguilla anguilla isolate fAngAng1 chromosome 12, fAngAng1.pri, whole genome shotgun sequence encodes the following:
- the gpr171 gene encoding probable G-protein coupled receptor 171, producing MNTSSSSLQSQDEHQLQLIPESPHACTVNDHMLPFVVLYGFIFLTGLAGSLLALWAFVRSHTAKKCMNVYLLNLLISDFLLTLALPFKIAVDLEVAPWRLKIFHCQVSAVLIYINMYASIIFLAFVSADRYLQITQSSRLYRIQEVGFARMMSAVVWALVLFIMVPNMAIPIQDIREKPLVTCAEFKQELGLHWHMLTNFLCMAIFLNTSAAVLISNGFVLKRLWGSRSGSPEEQTSIRQATRNIAMVTLAYMVCFVPYHGVRTPYVLTQNQFITGCPARRHLFLAKESTLLLAVMHLCFDPILYFYLSHSFRQRLTEAFQPRRNSSYTLAQNPVQTQQLLAEGEIQDPLQSSQCKTDEQEKTL